Genomic window (Deinococcus reticulitermitis):
TGGGGGAATTGAGGGTGAAGTGGTGGAGCGCCGGAGCGCACGTCAGCCTGCGCCTCGGCGAGCGCTACACCTTCATTGCGGGCGACCTGGGCCGCGCGCCGGGCAAAGGCGTCGGGTCGGCGGCTCCGGGCACCCTGCAAGGTGTTCTCATGAACCCGGCTCACCCGGCCAGGCTGTTCAGGGCCGAGGACCTGATCGCCGCGCTGCCAGACCCGCTGGAGCCGAGAAGGGACGCGCCGTCCCAGGCCGGCTACTTTCCTCTTGAAGCCCGCCACCTGCCCCTCATGGACGGCCTGCTGTTCCTGAGCGAGGCCGCCGACTGATACGGATTCCGCTAAATTACGCAACAATCGGAAAGGCACCGCTTGTTGCTCCATACCGCGAAATCCGCTCTTTCTCCCACTCGCTCCGCTCGGATTTTAGATTGACAAGTCAACCTTTCAATCGGAGTCCTTATGACTTGTTTCCCAAAGCGCCAACCCCGGCGACCTTTGCGGCAGCCGGGGCTTGGTGGGGGACGTGGGCTCAGGGCTGGCGCACCTGCAGGTTAAGGGTGGTGGTGGCGGGCTCGCTCAGGTCGGTGCCGATCGGGCGCACCTCGTAGGTCACGTCGTTGACCTGACCGGCGCGGCCACCGGGGTTGCTGTTGTAGCTCCAGGCGCAGCCGGCAGTGAGCGGAATGTTGCGGGTGCCGACGGTGCGGCCGCCCCGGATCACCGTGACGCGGTAGCCCTCGCCGCTGCCGACGCCGCCAAAGCGGAAGGGCGCGGTGACCGTCTCGCCGTCCTGCACGCTCACCGAGAGGTCCTGGGTGCAGGAGGCCACGTCGCCCGTCGCGGCTGCCACCGTCACCGGGAGGCTGGCGACCTCGGTGCCGTCCTCACCGCGGATGGTGTAGGTCTTGTCGCCCTCGCTGGGCGCCGCCACGTCTGCCGACCAGGTGCCGTCCTCCGCTACCGTGAAGGTCCCGACGCTGGTGCCGTCCTCGAGAAGTTCGTAGGTCTGGCCGGCCTCGCCGGTGCCGGTCAGGTTGAAGCCGGTGCCCGGCACCTCGGCGCCCGAGGCCGGTTCGTTGACGGCGAAGGTGCCTGCTGCGTCCGTGCTCCCGGTGGCCGGCTCGGTCGTGGTGCCGGTGTCGGTGCTATCGGTGGCCGCGCCGTCCGTGCCGGTCGCGGGGTCGGTCGTGGCGCCCGCCGCGTCGGTATCGGTGGTGCCCGCCGCGTCCGTGATGTTCACCTTGAACTCGCTCCGGGCGTTCTCGCCCCCGATGATCGAGTAGGTGTGCTCGCCCGGCGTGGGCGCCGGGATCTCGGCGGTCCAGTTGCCGCTGGCATCGGCCGTGGCCTGGGCCACCTCCTGGCCCTCGTCCTGAATGACGAGGTTCATGTTCGGCGCTGCCGTGCCGCTCATGGTGAACGCCTCGGGCGGCAGGTTGCTGCCGGATTCGGGATTGCTCACGATGATGCCGCCTGCGTCGGTGGTGGTCGTGGTGGTGGCCGTCGTCGTGGTCTGGGTGCGGTTCTGATTCCACAGGCAGCCGCCGATCAGGAGCAGCGGAATCAGTCCGAGCCACCACGGGAAACCGCGCCGGCGCTCGGTGGTGGTCACGGCAGTGGTGGTGACCGGCGGGGGTGGAGGCGGGGTCACGGCACGCGGGGCCGGCGTGACGGGTGCTGGCGCGGCGGGTGCGGATGTGACTGGAGCCCCCTGCGTCACGACCGGCTCGGGTATGGACGGAGTGACGGTCGTGGTGGTCGCCGGAGAGGACGCGGGAGGGGCCGCCGTCATCGTGCCGGCACCCAGCAGCCCGGCGAGCCCGCCCATGCCCGAGGGAATCAGGCCAGGAAGCAGCTCCGCCATGCCCCCGAAGAGGCCGCTGAGGGCCTGGGGGCCGGTACCCGCCGAGCGCGCGCGCTGGCCGAGCACACCAAGGACCAGCGGCGTCAGGACTGCGAGCAGGCGTCCGGCGCCTGCCCCGCTGCCGCCGAGCGCGGTGCCCAGCCGGCCGGTAAGGGCATCGACGTTGCTGAATAGCCCCCCGAGCAGCCCGCGCCCCTGCCCCTCGACCCGCGCCATCTCGGCGCTGTCACCGAGAAGCGCCGGGTCCAGGCGCCCGTCGGTCCCGACGAGCCGGTCGAAAGGCTGACTCAGCTTCAGCACCTCGGCTGCGCCCGCCTCGGTGCGTCCCTTGTTCACGAGGGCACTCAGCACGAGCGGCAGCGCGCCCAGCACCATGCGCCCAGCGTTGCCTCCGCTCAGGCCCGCCGCGCGCCCGACCTGCTCGGCGGCCTGGCCCTCGAACGGCGCACGCAGCGCGGCGAGCAGGCCACCCGGCGTGGTCAGGTCGGCCGCCGGGAGCGCCGCGCCGCTGACCGGGGGCTCGCCCGCCGCCGGCGCCGCGCCGATCACCGTCGTGGTGCCGGCGGCGGTGGCCGCGCCGGCACTCAGGCCCGCGAGGTTGAGGTCTTGAAGCGTGCCGCGCAGGCGCCCGAGCATCGAGTCGGCATTGACCGCGTTCAGGCCCTGGCGCCCGAGCAGGCTCAGCAGAAGAGGCAGCGACATCTGGAGCACCTGCTGCACGCCGCCCGCGCCGCCCCCCACCCGGCGGGTGACCTCCTGCACGATCTGCTCGGCCTGCCCACCAAGGAGGGTGGGAGCGAGCAGTTCACCGGCCTGGCGCAGGTTGGCCGCTCCATTCGGGCTCGCGAGCGCTTCCGCCACGCTGCCGAAGCGCGGCAGGTTGCTGATGGCTTCCCCGAGTTGCGTGCGGCCCTCGGGCTGCGCGGCGTGGGCGGCGAGGGCGTCGAGTTGCAGGGGCAGGCCCAGGCTCAGCGCCCGCTGCGTGACCGTGGCGTCGAGGCTGGCGGCCTGACCGAGTTGTCTGACGGCTTCCCCGCTGAAATACGACTGGATGATGTCCTTCATGGCTTCTGGCCTCCTGAGCCTGGTGGCGCTGGGCCGATGGAGAGGGCGCAGCGTTGCGGTTCCAACCGCTCGAAACGTGTCGAGTCCAAGGTATCGGCTCACATTTCCTCTTGCCGTCAAATGGCCATGAGCGTTCCTTTACGGCTCACCGGCGGGGGAACGCTCGGGATAGGCTGCCGCCATGACGCCCCCCTCGCCCCTCCGGACAGCCCACTGGCTGCGCGAACAGCTCGCGGTGAACCGCCCCGACCTGCGGGTGCTCGACTGCCGCTACGCCCTGAGTGACCCCCTGATCGGGCGCCTCGCCTATCTGGAGGGACACATTCCGGGTGCCGTATACGCTGACCTCGAAACCGACCTGAGCGGCCCGGTGCAGCCGAGCGGCGTCGGGGGGCGCCACCCCCTGCCGGACCCGGCGGCGCTCGCGGCCTGGCTGGGCAGCGTGGGGGTGGGAAGCGGCAGCACGGTGGTGTGCTACGACGATCCGGCGACCGGCCAGGGCTTTTACGCCGCCCGCGCCTGGTGGCTGCTGCGCTGGATCGGGCACCGTGAGGTCTACGTGCTCGACGGGGGCTGGCCGGCCTACCTCGCGGCGGGAGGCAAGGTCAGCGTGGAGGAGGCGACCTGGCCCGCTGCGACCTTCATCCCGGAGGTGCAGCCGGGCTTCACGGCCACCGCCGCCGACGTGCAGCGCCGCTCACCGGGCACCGCCCTGATCGACGCCCGCGCCCCCGAGCGTTACCGGGGCGAGGCCGAGCCACTCGACAAGAAGGCCGGACATATTCCCGGCGCGCTGAACCGGCCTTTCGGCATGGGGCTCGACGAGAGCGGGCATTTCCGGTCCGCTGAGGCGCAGGCGGCGCACCTCGGCCTGGGGGGGGCGGCCACCATCAGTTACTGCGGCAGCGGGGTGAGTGCGGCGCTGGGGGTGCTCGCCCGTGAACTCGCCGGCGTTCCGCTCGGGCCGGACAACCGCCTGTACGCCGGCTCGTGGAGTGACTGGATCAGCGACGACGCGCGCCCGGTGGCGACCGGGGAAGAAGCGGGCAGCGAAAAAACCTGAGGCCAGCGCTCAGTTCAGCGCCCGCACGTCGAGTTCACCGTCGGCGAACTGAAGCGAGAGGGTGTCGCCCTGCGCGACGGCGGCGGCGCGGGTCACCGGCACTCCGGCCTCGCTCCTCACCAGGGCGTATCCGCGCGCGAGCGTGCGCTGCGGCGTGAGACCGAGGGCCTGGCGCATCAGGCCGTCCACCTCGCTCGCGGCCCGCTCGACCGTGCGCCCGGCGGCGCTCCGCAGGCGGTCGAAGGTCCATTCGGTGCCGGCCTCGGCGTCGACCAGCACCCGCGCGGCCTGGGTGCGGACAGTGCGGACGGCCTCCTGCACCTGCGCCGCCGCCCCCACGACGGTGCCCACCAGCCGTGCGGCGGCCTTGCTCGGGGTGTCGGTGCGGACGCACGCCACCTCGTCGGGCAGGGTGTCATCGCGGGCGTGCCCCAGACCGGTGACCACGGGCACCGGAAAGGTGGCGAGCGCCCGGGCAAAGTCCAGATCATTGAGCCAGGCGAGGTCAGTCACCGCGCCGCCGCCGCGAATCACGAAGAGGGCGTCGAGGGGCGCCTCGGCGTGCAGCGCGCGCGCCTCTTCCACCGCCCGCCGCAGGCTCGCCGCCGCCTCGCGGCCCTGGAAGGTCGCCTCAAAGTAGTGGAATTCGACCAGCCCCGCTGCCGCCAGGGGATCGGCCTCGCGCCGGAAGTCGCCCAGGCCCGCCGCCTCGCGCGGCGCGATCACCGCGACCCGCGCGTAGTCGGCGGGCTCGGGCAGCGCCCGGTTGAGGCCGTAGACCCCTTCGGCGAGCAGGGCGGCGCGCATGGATTCGAGGCGCAGCGCCGCGTCGCCCACGGTGTACTCGGGCGCGAGGTCGAGGATATTGAAGGAAAAGCCGTACTGCGGGTGAAACTCGGCGGTGCCGAACAGCAGCACCTTGAGCCCCGCCGTGAGCCCCCCGCCGCCCGTCGCTCGTCGGAATTTGCTTTCCAGGGCGAAGCGCTCGCGGGCCCACACGGTCGCGCGGCACTTGGCGACCTCGCCCTCCTCGCCGAGTTGCACGAGGTCGAGGTACAGGTGGCGCCGGTCCGTGACCGAGGCGATCTCGGCGCGCACCCACACGCCGCCCGGTACCCCACGCGCGATCACCTGCCCGACGTAGTCGAGCAGCTCGGCGAGTTCGAGGAACTGCTCGGGCGGGCGCGTGGGCTCGGCTTCCTTGCGTCCGCGCCGCTTCCTGGGGGCCCCTTCCGTCACAGCCGCCCCCCGAGCAGCCGCCCGCAGACGGCGGCGCCCAGGCCGAGTCCCACATTCAGGCCGGCGTAGGCGAGCGCCGCGCCGCCCTCTCCGCGCCGGATCAGGGCGTCAAGGTCCGCCGAGAAGGTGGAAAAGGTGGTGAAGGCCCCGAGCACCCCGGTCCCGAAGCCGAGCCGCGCCGCCTCAGGCCACACGCCGCGCCCCGCGAGGGCGAGCGTCAGGCCGAGCAGAAAGGAGCCGAGCACGTTGATCAGCAGCACGGTCACCGGAAACCCGGTGCGGACCACGAGCGGCGCGAGCGCGAGCACCAGCCCCTGCCGGCACAGCGCCCCCACCGCGCCGCCCAGGGCCACCCACAGCCACAGGGAGGGCGACATTGGCATGGGAGACATGGCGGCGAGCATAACGCGCCTGGGGCAGGAGGGTCCGTGTCCAGGCGGCCCCGGCGCTGTGTGGGGGAGGGACAGCGTCTACCCTGAGCCGCATGATTCGCGCCAAGCAGCTCGCCACCGGCGAGGAGCGGCCCTGGGCCGGCGAGACGACCGGCGTCTGGGTGGATGCTCAGGAGCCCACGCCGGAGGAGCTCGCCCGGCTCCGGGCCGCTTTTCCCCTCAACCGCCTCGCCCTCGAAGACGCGCTCGAACGCGGGCACTGGTCGCGCGCCGAGCAGTACCCCGAGCACGGCTTTATCACCGTGCGGAGTTTCGCGCACCCCGAGGAACCCGACGAATTCACTGAGCGCCTGAGCGTCTTTATCTTCGCGCAGGCGGTCCTGACCCACAGCTACGCCGGCACGCGGGCGCTGCGGGCGGTGTGGGAGCTCGTGGGCCGCGAGACGGTGAACTCACCGCAGGAGGTGACCTACGAGCTGCTCGACCACACCGCCGATACCTTTTTCACCGCGGCCGACGCGCTCGAAGTGCGGGTAGACGCGCTCGAGGAACAGGTCTTTCTGAACGCCCGCGTCAACCCGGTGGAAGCCGTGTTCGAGCTCAAGCACCATGTCTCGCAGGCGCGGCGCCTGGCAACCGACGCGCGTGAGGCGGCGGCGCTGCTCGGGCGGCACGCGCTCGGCTCGCCGGCTGAACTCGTGCGTTACCGCGACGTGCAAGACAGCTTCACGCGCGGGACGAGCCGCTTTGAGGGGCTGCGCGACCTGCTGACCAGCCTGCTTGACCTGCACCTGGGCCTGCAGTCCCAGCGCATGAACGAGGTGATGCGGACCCTGACCGCCGTGAGCGTGATCTTCCTGCCGCTGACCTTTCTCGCGGGGGTGTGGGGCATGAACTTCGAGCACATGCCCGAACTCGCGGCCCGTTACGGCTACGCCTTTGCCTGGGCGAGCTTTCTGCTGATCGGTGGGCTGCTCGCCGCCTCCTTCAAGCGCCGGGGGTGGTGGTAAGCGGCTGGGGGGGAAGGGAAGGGCCAGACTACGCCCGCTCGCCCGGCAGGCGCCGCACCGGCAGCCGCACCCAGCCCCGGCGCGAGATCCAGCGCACGAGGAGCACCAGGGCCGCGCCCGAGAGCTGCGCCTGGAAAGGTGGAAGGTGGGAGAAGAGCAGCCACACCGTCGCTGCGCCTGCCGCCGCCGCCGTCGCGTAGAGCTGGTCGCGGCGGTACATCACCTCCGGGACCTCGTTGGCGATCAGGTCGCGGATGATGCCGCCGCCCACCCCGCTCAGCATGCCGACGAAAATCACCCCGAGCGGCCCCAGGCCGAAATTGATGGCCCCGATCGCCCCCGACGCCGCGAACAACGCGAGTCCCAGCGAATCGAAAACGCTCAGCGTGCGCTCGAAGCGCGCGAGGCGCTCGCCGAACCCGAAGGCGAGCCCCGAGCCGAGCAGGGCCGTCCAGAGGTAAATCTCGTCGCGCAAAAAGAGCGGCGGAGTCTGACCGGTCAGCGTGTCGCGCACCGCGCCGCCCCCCACCGCCGTCACACACCCGAGGACCAGCACACCGAAGAGATCGAATCTCTTGCGCACCGCGAGCAGCGCCCCCGACAGCGCGAAAGCGAGAATGCCGATCAGGTCGAGCACGCGCAGCCCCTCTTGCAGGGTCGGCGGGGTCCAGGCAAGTTCGTGCACCCTCTTACTCTAGGCGGCTTTTCTCTGAAAGGTGAGCAAGAGGACGCCGCGCTGCGCTCCTGGGTCCTCTTTCCGCGAGGCGGAGCGCCGTGCTATACTCCCGCCTGTTGTCTCGCCTGCCTGGCCCCTACCTTTTGCAGGAAGGGCCACGCGGCTGAGCAGTCGCCCCGGCGGTCGAGCCCGACTCATCCTCATTCCCGCTCTCGATCAGTTCACAGCGCCGCGTGGCCCCAGGAGAAACAGCATGGCTAAGCACCCCGTTCCCAAGAAGAAGACGAGCAAGAGTAAGCGCGACATGCGCCGCAGCCACCACGCCCTGACCGCCCCCAACCTGGGCGAATGCCCCCAGTGCCACGCCAAGAAGCTCTCGCACCACGTGTGCCCGAGCTGCGGCAGCTACAACGGGCGCCAGGTGCTCGCGGTCTGAGCTTCCTGCCCTTTCCTGATCCCCCCACGTGGG
Coding sequences:
- a CDS encoding DUF937 domain-containing protein gives rise to the protein MKDIIQSYFSGEAVRQLGQAASLDATVTQRALSLGLPLQLDALAAHAAQPEGRTQLGEAISNLPRFGSVAEALASPNGAANLRQAGELLAPTLLGGQAEQIVQEVTRRVGGGAGGVQQVLQMSLPLLLSLLGRQGLNAVNADSMLGRLRGTLQDLNLAGLSAGAATAAGTTTVIGAAPAAGEPPVSGAALPAADLTTPGGLLAALRAPFEGQAAEQVGRAAGLSGGNAGRMVLGALPLVLSALVNKGRTEAGAAEVLKLSQPFDRLVGTDGRLDPALLGDSAEMARVEGQGRGLLGGLFSNVDALTGRLGTALGGSGAGAGRLLAVLTPLVLGVLGQRARSAGTGPQALSGLFGGMAELLPGLIPSGMGGLAGLLGAGTMTAAPPASSPATTTTVTPSIPEPVVTQGAPVTSAPAAPAPVTPAPRAVTPPPPPPVTTTAVTTTERRRGFPWWLGLIPLLLIGGCLWNQNRTQTTTTATTTTTTDAGGIIVSNPESGSNLPPEAFTMSGTAAPNMNLVIQDEGQEVAQATADASGNWTAEIPAPTPGEHTYSIIGGENARSEFKVNITDAAGTTDTDAAGATTDPATGTDGAATDSTDTGTTTEPATGSTDAAGTFAVNEPASGAEVPGTGFNLTGTGEAGQTYELLEDGTSVGTFTVAEDGTWSADVAAPSEGDKTYTIRGEDGTEVASLPVTVAAATGDVASCTQDLSVSVQDGETVTAPFRFGGVGSGEGYRVTVIRGGRTVGTRNIPLTAGCAWSYNSNPGGRAGQVNDVTYEVRPIGTDLSEPATTTLNLQVRQP
- a CDS encoding sulfurtransferase, with protein sequence MTPPSPLRTAHWLREQLAVNRPDLRVLDCRYALSDPLIGRLAYLEGHIPGAVYADLETDLSGPVQPSGVGGRHPLPDPAALAAWLGSVGVGSGSTVVCYDDPATGQGFYAARAWWLLRWIGHREVYVLDGGWPAYLAAGGKVSVEEATWPAATFIPEVQPGFTATAADVQRRSPGTALIDARAPERYRGEAEPLDKKAGHIPGALNRPFGMGLDESGHFRSAEAQAAHLGLGGAATISYCGSGVSAALGVLARELAGVPLGPDNRLYAGSWSDWISDDARPVATGEEAGSEKT
- the xseA gene encoding exodeoxyribonuclease VII large subunit — protein: MTEGAPRKRRGRKEAEPTRPPEQFLELAELLDYVGQVIARGVPGGVWVRAEIASVTDRRHLYLDLVQLGEEGEVAKCRATVWARERFALESKFRRATGGGGLTAGLKVLLFGTAEFHPQYGFSFNILDLAPEYTVGDAALRLESMRAALLAEGVYGLNRALPEPADYARVAVIAPREAAGLGDFRREADPLAAAGLVEFHYFEATFQGREAAASLRRAVEEARALHAEAPLDALFVIRGGGAVTDLAWLNDLDFARALATFPVPVVTGLGHARDDTLPDEVACVRTDTPSKAAARLVGTVVGAAAQVQEAVRTVRTQAARVLVDAEAGTEWTFDRLRSAAGRTVERAASEVDGLMRQALGLTPQRTLARGYALVRSEAGVPVTRAAAVAQGDTLSLQFADGELDVRALN
- a CDS encoding fluoride efflux transporter FluC, with product MSPSLWLWVALGGAVGALCRQGLVLALAPLVVRTGFPVTVLLINVLGSFLLGLTLALAGRGVWPEAARLGFGTGVLGAFTTFSTFSADLDALIRRGEGGAALAYAGLNVGLGLGAAVCGRLLGGRL
- a CDS encoding magnesium transporter CorA family protein, which produces MIRAKQLATGEERPWAGETTGVWVDAQEPTPEELARLRAAFPLNRLALEDALERGHWSRAEQYPEHGFITVRSFAHPEEPDEFTERLSVFIFAQAVLTHSYAGTRALRAVWELVGRETVNSPQEVTYELLDHTADTFFTAADALEVRVDALEEQVFLNARVNPVEAVFELKHHVSQARRLATDAREAAALLGRHALGSPAELVRYRDVQDSFTRGTSRFEGLRDLLTSLLDLHLGLQSQRMNEVMRTLTAVSVIFLPLTFLAGVWGMNFEHMPELAARYGYAFAWASFLLIGGLLAASFKRRGWW
- a CDS encoding trimeric intracellular cation channel family protein, whose product is MHELAWTPPTLQEGLRVLDLIGILAFALSGALLAVRKRFDLFGVLVLGCVTAVGGGAVRDTLTGQTPPLFLRDEIYLWTALLGSGLAFGFGERLARFERTLSVFDSLGLALFAASGAIGAINFGLGPLGVIFVGMLSGVGGGIIRDLIANEVPEVMYRRDQLYATAAAAGAATVWLLFSHLPPFQAQLSGAALVLLVRWISRRGWVRLPVRRLPGERA
- the rpmF gene encoding 50S ribosomal protein L32, coding for MAKHPVPKKKTSKSKRDMRRSHHALTAPNLGECPQCHAKKLSHHVCPSCGSYNGRQVLAV